TCCTCGCGGGCGAACTCCACCGGCCCGACCCCTTCATCGTCGAGATCGGTTGCAACGACGGGACGATGCTCGGCACCGTCGCCGACGCCGGGGTACGCCACCTCGGGGTGGAACCGTCCGGCGGCGTGGCCGCCATGGCCGCACAGCGCGGGGTACGGGTCCGCACCGACTTCTTCGAGGCGTCGGTGGCCGCTGACATCCTGGCCAACGACGGGCCGGCCGACGTCATCTACGCGGCCAACACCCTGTGTCACATCCCCTACATCGACTCCATCCTCAAGGGGGTACGGGAACTCCTCGCCCCGGACGGCGTCTTCGTGTTCGAGGACCCCTATTTCGCCGACATCGTCGAACGGGCCTCCTTCGACCAGATCTACGACGAACACTTCTTCCTGTTCGCCGGTGGCTCGGTGCAGGCGATGGCCGCCCGGCACGGGTTGGAACTGGTGGACGTCGAACGGCTTGCGGTACACGGCGGCGAGGTCCGCTACACGCTGGCCCGCCCGGGCACCCGTACGCCGTCGCCGGCCGTCGCCGACCTGCTGGCGGCGGAACGTCGGGAAGGCCTCACCGAGCCGGCCACGCTGCGGCGCTTCGGTACGCGGGTCGAACGGATCCGCCAGCGGCTGACCGAGGTTCTCGACGACTGTCACGCCCGGGGCCAGCGGGTGGTCGGCTACGGCGCCACGGCCAAGAGCGCCACCGTGCTCAACTTCTGCGGGATCGGCCCGGACCGGATCGACTTCATCTGTGACACCACCCCCGCCAAGCAGGGGCGACTGACCCCGGGCTCGCACATCCCGGTGCGCGGGCCGGAAGCCTTCGCCAGCCCCTACCCGCCGTACGCGCTGCTGTTCGCCTGGAACCACGCCGACGAGATCATGGCGAAGGAGACCGCCTTCCGGGCGGCGGGTGGGCAGTGGCTTCGGTACGTCCCCGAGGTTCACCTTGCCTGACGGCGCACCGCCCACCCGTGACGCGCCGTCGGCCGGGTCCGGCGGTTCTCCGCCGGTCGGATCCGGCGGTTCTCCGCCGGTCGGATCCAACGGTTCTCCGCTGGTCGCGATCCTGGGCGCCGGTGGCTTCGTCGGCTCGGCCGTGTCCGCCCTGCTGAGCCGGCGGGACGTACGGTTGCGGCTGGTGTCCCGGCGCCTGCCCGCGTCGCCGCCCGGTCCGGCGCCGGTCGAACGTCTGGCGCGGGATCTGACCGACCCGCGTCAGGTACGCGAGGCCGTCGCCGGGGCCGACGCGGTGCTGCCGCTGGTGCTCTACGCCGGACGGGGCACGTGGCGGCTGACCGATGACGAGCCGGCCGCGCGAGAGGTCAACGTGGGGGTGGTACGGGGTGTGCTCGCCGCGCTGGCCGAGCCGCCCGCCCGGGGGACCCGGCCCGCGCCCGTCGTGGTCTTTCCGGGGTCCACGTCCCAGGTGGGCCCCGGTCCGGAGTGGATCGACGGCTCGGAGCCGGATCGGCCCGTCACCGGCTACGACCGACAGAAGCTCGCGGCGCAGCGGGCCGTGGAGGCGGCCACCGCCGAGGGTGTCGTGCGTGGCGTGACCCTGCGCCTGCCGACCGTCTTCGGGCCGGCGCGGGCACCGGAGGTGGTCGACCGTGGGGTGGTCAGCGCGATGATCCGGCGGGCGCTGGCCGGGCAACCGCTGACCGTCTGGGCGGACGGGGCGGTACGGCGCGATCTGCTGTTCGTCGACGATGTCGCCGAGGCGTTCGTCTTGGCGCTGGACCATCCGGACGCGCTGGCCGGCCGGCACTGGGTGCTCGGCAGCGGGCACGGGACCACCCTGCGGGAGCTCTTCACCGCCGTCGCCGCCTTGGTCGGCGAGCGGACCGGGACGCCGCCGGTGCCGGTCGAGTCGGTACCGCCACCGGCGGGCGCCTCCGAGATGGACCTGCACAGCCTGGTGGTTGACGCGTCGGCCTACCGCGAGGTGACCGGCTGGCAGCCCCGCACCGCGCTGCCGGAGGCGTTGCGTCGCACCCTCGACCATCTGGTAGGCGGCACGCCATGACTCGTCCCTGCGGCACGCCATGACCCGTCCGCACGGCACCCTCGCCGGATCGGACAACCCCTATCGTTGGTCATGTCGCCCCCTATCGCATTGACCTTCCACGTTGCGGTGAAGCATCCTGTCCCAGCGGTCACGGACGGTACGCGGAATTCGCACGGCAGGCGTTTGTCGGACGGTTCGATGAGAGCGCGGTGAATTCGACATCGGCGACGACATGATGCCGAGCACTGACGGACGGTGGCGATCAATGAGACGCGGATCGTGAAAGCGCAACCGCTGGCCGTCGAGGGCGCCTACGTGTTCACTCCACGGAGCTACCCGGACGAGCGTGGCGTGTTCGTCTCGCATTTCCAGGGATCGGTGTTCCAGGAGACGGTCGGGTACCCGCTTTTCGCCGTCGCGCAGGTCAGCCACAGCCGTTCCCGACAGGGCGTGGCCCGAGGCATTCATTACACCCGTACGCCACCCGGTGCCGCCAAGTACGTGCACTGCCCCAACGGTCGGGCGTACGACGTCGTGGTCGATCTGCGGGTCGGCTCCCCGACCTACGGACGGTGGGACGCGGTGGAGCTGGACCCGCTGACCCATCGCGCTGTCTACCTTCCGCCCGGGGTGGGTCATGCCTTCGTCGCGATGGAAGCCGACACGGTGATGACCTATCTGCTGTCCCGGGAGTACGACCCGGACAACGAACTGGCGGTGTCGATCGAGGATCCGACGATCGCGTTGGACCTGCCGGCAGCCGTGCCGCCGGTGTTGTCGGCTCGCGACCAGCGGGCCCGCACCGTGGCCGAGGCACGGGCCGAGGGCCTGCTTCCCGAGTACGCGACCTGCCGCGCGATCGAGCAGACCTTCCACCTGCGGTGACCGACATGACGCGACGAAGCCTGGTGACCGGCAGGACGCGACGAGGTGAGATGCCATGACCAGCCGGGCCGCTACCACGACCGGGACCAGCCTGGTCGAGTCGATGCTCGCGACCAGTGGTCGGTTCGCCCGGATCGGGGACTTCGACCGGTGGCTCGGCGACATGCGCGAGTCGACGTTCATGTCCGTCGAGCAGGTGGCGCTGGAAGACCTGCGCGGTTGGGGACAGGACCCAGCTACCGGCAACCTGCGGCACGAGACCGGCAAGTTCTTCACGGTCGAGTCCCTCGCGGTCGACTTCCCGGCCGGCCCGGTGTCCAACTGGAGCCAGCCGATCATCAACCAGCCCGAGATCGGCATCCTCGGCATCCTGGTCAAGCGGATCGACGGCGTACTGCACTGCCTGATGCAGGCCAAGCGGGAGCCCGGCAACCAGAACGGCATCCAACTCGCGCCGACCGTGCAGGCGACCCGCAGCAACTACACCCGCGTGCACCAGGGTCGACCGGTGCCGTACCTCGACTATTTTCTCCACCCGGTCGGCCACCGGGTGATCACCGACGTCCGCCAGTCGGAGCAGGGCGCCTGGTTCTACCAGAAGCGCAACCGCAACATGGTCGTCGAAGTCAGCGCCGACGTGCCGGTACTCGACGGCTTCTGCTGGTTGACGATGGGACAACTACACGGACTGCTCCGCGTACCCGACCTGGTCGGGATGGACGCGCGGACGGTCCTGGCCTGTCTGCCGCTGGGTGGCCCCGGCTGGGGTGCGATCCTGCCCCACGCCGACGAGTTCGGATCCGCTCTGGCCCACTCCTGTGACCCGGAGAGCGGCTCGCAGCGCTCCCTGACCGACATCCTGAGTTGGGTCACCGGGATGCGCTCCCGGACCGAGATCCAGGCCCGGCTCGGGCCGCTGGTCGCGGCCGAGGGCTGGCGGCGGACCGACGGCCGGATCTCGCACGAGTCGGGCCGGTTCTTCGACGTGATGGGGGTACGGGTCCGGGCTGGCGGACGTGAGGTGGGTCAGTGGATGCAGCCGATGATCCAGCCCCGCAGCGACGGGATCATCGCGTTCCTCGTCCGACCGATCGACGGTGTCCTGCACATGCTGGTCTCCGCCCGCCCCGAGCCCGGCTTCGCCGACGTGATCGAGCTGGCGCCGACCGTACAGTGCCTGCCGGGCAACTACGGGCACCTGCCGGTCGAGCGGCGGCCGCCGTTCCTGTCCGAGGTGCTGGCGGCGCGGCCGGAGCAGGTCAGGTTCGACGCCGTCCTCTCCGAGGAGGGTGGCCGTTTCTACCACGCCCGCAACCGCTACCTGATCGTGGAGACGGACGCGCCGATCCGCCCCGATCGTGACGACTATCGCTGGTTGACCCTGGCGCAGCTCACCGAGCTGCTCCAGCACAGCTTCTATCTCAACGTCCAGGCCCGTAGCCTGGTCGCCTGCCTGCGGAGCCTGCTCACAGGCTCGCCAGCACGTCCCGAACCGCCTCGATGACCTTGTCCTGAAGGCCGGTCGGCAGCGACGGGTACATCGGCAGGGAGAAGATCTCGCCGGCCAGCCGTTCGGTGACCGGCAACTGGCCGGTGCGGTACCCGAGGTGCGCGAAGCCGGTCATCGTGTGCACCGGCCACGGGTAGCTGACGTTGAGCCGGATGTCGAAGGCCGTCAACCGTTCGATGATGTCGTCCCGCCGGGGATGGCGGACCACGTACAGGTAGTAGACGTGGTCGTTGCCGTCGGCCACCGCCGGCAGCACCAGGTCGGTGTCGCCGAGGCCGTCGACGTAGCGTTGGGCCACCATGCGCCGCCGGGCGATGTAGTCGTCGAGCCGACCCAGCTTACGCCG
The sequence above is a segment of the Solwaraspora sp. WMMD406 genome. Coding sequences within it:
- a CDS encoding class I SAM-dependent methyltransferase gives rise to the protein MSTCRVCAGPVEEFFDFGRQPLSDAFLPPERTEDEFFYRLAVGICQTCTMVQLMEEVPRERMFHEDYPYISRGSAVMRSHFETLARRFLAGELHRPDPFIVEIGCNDGTMLGTVADAGVRHLGVEPSGGVAAMAAQRGVRVRTDFFEASVAADILANDGPADVIYAANTLCHIPYIDSILKGVRELLAPDGVFVFEDPYFADIVERASFDQIYDEHFFLFAGGSVQAMAARHGLELVDVERLAVHGGEVRYTLARPGTRTPSPAVADLLAAERREGLTEPATLRRFGTRVERIRQRLTEVLDDCHARGQRVVGYGATAKSATVLNFCGIGPDRIDFICDTTPAKQGRLTPGSHIPVRGPEAFASPYPPYALLFAWNHADEIMAKETAFRAAGGQWLRYVPEVHLA
- a CDS encoding dTDP-4-dehydrorhamnose 3,5-epimerase family protein → MKAQPLAVEGAYVFTPRSYPDERGVFVSHFQGSVFQETVGYPLFAVAQVSHSRSRQGVARGIHYTRTPPGAAKYVHCPNGRAYDVVVDLRVGSPTYGRWDAVELDPLTHRAVYLPPGVGHAFVAMEADTVMTYLLSREYDPDNELAVSIEDPTIALDLPAAVPPVLSARDQRARTVAEARAEGLLPEYATCRAIEQTFHLR
- a CDS encoding NDP-hexose 2,3-dehydratase family protein, encoding MTSRAATTTGTSLVESMLATSGRFARIGDFDRWLGDMRESTFMSVEQVALEDLRGWGQDPATGNLRHETGKFFTVESLAVDFPAGPVSNWSQPIINQPEIGILGILVKRIDGVLHCLMQAKREPGNQNGIQLAPTVQATRSNYTRVHQGRPVPYLDYFLHPVGHRVITDVRQSEQGAWFYQKRNRNMVVEVSADVPVLDGFCWLTMGQLHGLLRVPDLVGMDARTVLACLPLGGPGWGAILPHADEFGSALAHSCDPESGSQRSLTDILSWVTGMRSRTEIQARLGPLVAAEGWRRTDGRISHESGRFFDVMGVRVRAGGREVGQWMQPMIQPRSDGIIAFLVRPIDGVLHMLVSARPEPGFADVIELAPTVQCLPGNYGHLPVERRPPFLSEVLAARPEQVRFDAVLSEEGGRFYHARNRYLIVETDAPIRPDRDDYRWLTLAQLTELLQHSFYLNVQARSLVACLRSLLTGSPARPEPPR
- a CDS encoding NAD-dependent epimerase/dehydratase, with protein sequence MVAILGAGGFVGSAVSALLSRRDVRLRLVSRRLPASPPGPAPVERLARDLTDPRQVREAVAGADAVLPLVLYAGRGTWRLTDDEPAAREVNVGVVRGVLAALAEPPARGTRPAPVVVFPGSTSQVGPGPEWIDGSEPDRPVTGYDRQKLAAQRAVEAATAEGVVRGVTLRLPTVFGPARAPEVVDRGVVSAMIRRALAGQPLTVWADGAVRRDLLFVDDVAEAFVLALDHPDALAGRHWVLGSGHGTTLRELFTAVAALVGERTGTPPVPVESVPPPAGASEMDLHSLVVDASAYREVTGWQPRTALPEALRRTLDHLVGGTP